The following coding sequences lie in one Megalodesulfovibrio gigas DSM 1382 = ATCC 19364 genomic window:
- a CDS encoding substrate-binding domain-containing protein, which yields MSETTRRGFLKLAATGMSGAVASAAFALPASASGSATGQGKHLQVWSCGGLAEAMLPAHQEFTASTGVDIAYTGAFAAALGKSLLASGSTEVFAGRVLDLAKKLRAAGRMQYFVPLCFTSYVMVTPKGNPAGITTVQDMARPGVRVAMAPEASPPGGQAVTGLLKKAALLEAVMGNVAHPGTCVQTAVTDVVDGKADVMIVELRVARLPETAGKLDVFSIPDSLFPPGPLTFTLGLMQEAKDRALAETYMAFMTSDAGQAHFARSGFIPAKSDKGRELVEKLGVKDV from the coding sequence ATGTCCGAGACCACGCGCAGGGGCTTTCTGAAACTGGCCGCCACCGGCATGAGCGGCGCTGTGGCCAGCGCAGCCTTTGCCCTGCCTGCATCCGCGAGCGGATCTGCCACGGGACAAGGCAAGCATTTGCAGGTCTGGTCCTGCGGGGGCCTGGCCGAAGCCATGCTGCCGGCCCATCAGGAATTCACCGCATCCACCGGGGTGGACATCGCCTATACCGGCGCCTTTGCGGCGGCCTTGGGCAAGTCCCTGCTGGCCAGCGGCTCCACCGAGGTGTTTGCCGGGCGGGTGCTGGATCTGGCCAAAAAACTCCGTGCCGCCGGCAGGATGCAATATTTCGTCCCCCTCTGCTTCACCAGTTACGTGATGGTGACGCCCAAGGGCAACCCGGCGGGCATCACCACCGTGCAGGACATGGCCCGCCCCGGCGTGCGCGTGGCCATGGCCCCGGAGGCATCTCCCCCTGGTGGACAGGCCGTCACTGGATTGCTGAAGAAGGCGGCATTGCTGGAAGCAGTCATGGGCAATGTGGCGCATCCGGGCACGTGCGTGCAGACGGCTGTGACCGATGTGGTGGATGGCAAAGCAGATGTGATGATTGTGGAACTGCGCGTTGCACGGCTGCCCGAAACCGCCGGCAAGCTGGACGTGTTTTCCATCCCTGATTCCCTGTTTCCTCCCGGACCGCTCACGTTCACCCTGGGCCTGATGCAGGAAGCGAAGGATCGCGCCCTGGCCGAGACCTACATGGCCTTCATGACCTCCGATGCCGGTCAGGCTCACTTTGCCCGCAGTGGCTTCATACCGGCCAAGTCAGACAAGGGCCGGGAACTGGTGGAAAAACTGGGGGTCAAGGATGTCTGA
- a CDS encoding LL-diaminopimelate aminotransferase, with protein sequence MPSFQLADRIKALPPYLFAQIDKVKEEVRSRGVDIISLGIGDPDMPTPDFIIDALAQSARNPANHQYPSYIGMLAFRQAVADWYKTRFGVELDPKSEVITLIGSKEGIAHFPLAFTNPGDLAIVCTPNYPVYTVTTEFLGGVVKYLPLTDDNDYLPDLDSVTSDEWRRAKMIYVNYPNNPTAATAPDAFYEKLIAIAKEFDVIVVHDAAYTEIYFDPANKPRSILEFPGGKDVAIEFHSLSKTYNMTGWRIGMAVGNPTLVAGLGKVKENMDSGAFQAVQEASIAALQQGEPYAEQFRAIYKERRDVVVKALREAGVQCRNPEASFYIWSKTPAGFASSAEFVTKIIQETGVVLTPGNGFGAPGEGYFRISLTVDSERLKEAVARISSKL encoded by the coding sequence ATGCCTTCCTTCCAGCTTGCCGACCGCATCAAAGCCCTGCCGCCGTACCTCTTCGCCCAGATCGACAAGGTCAAGGAAGAGGTGAGATCCCGTGGAGTGGACATCATCAGCCTGGGTATCGGCGACCCCGACATGCCCACCCCGGACTTCATCATCGACGCCCTGGCCCAAAGCGCCCGCAACCCGGCCAACCACCAGTATCCTTCTTACATCGGCATGCTGGCGTTCCGGCAGGCCGTGGCGGACTGGTACAAGACCCGGTTCGGCGTGGAGCTGGATCCCAAGTCCGAGGTCATCACCCTTATCGGCTCCAAGGAAGGCATTGCCCATTTCCCCCTGGCCTTCACCAACCCCGGGGATCTGGCCATCGTCTGCACGCCCAATTATCCCGTGTACACCGTCACCACGGAGTTCCTGGGCGGCGTGGTCAAGTACCTGCCTTTGACCGATGACAACGACTACCTGCCCGATCTGGACAGCGTGACGTCCGACGAATGGCGTCGCGCCAAGATGATCTACGTCAACTACCCCAACAACCCCACCGCGGCCACGGCGCCTGATGCGTTCTATGAAAAGCTCATCGCCATCGCCAAGGAATTTGACGTCATCGTTGTCCACGATGCGGCCTATACCGAAATCTACTTCGATCCGGCCAACAAGCCGCGCTCCATCCTGGAGTTCCCCGGCGGCAAGGATGTGGCCATCGAGTTCCATTCCCTGTCCAAGACCTACAACATGACCGGCTGGCGCATCGGCATGGCCGTGGGCAATCCCACCCTGGTGGCTGGCCTGGGCAAGGTGAAGGAAAACATGGACTCCGGGGCCTTCCAGGCCGTGCAGGAAGCCAGCATCGCCGCCCTGCAGCAGGGCGAGCCGTATGCCGAGCAGTTCCGGGCCATCTACAAGGAACGGCGCGATGTGGTGGTGAAGGCCCTGCGGGAAGCTGGCGTGCAGTGCCGCAACCCTGAGGCATCCTTCTACATCTGGTCCAAGACGCCGGCCGGCTTTGCCTCCTCGGCGGAATTCGTCACCAAAATCATTCAGGAAACCGGGGTGGTGCTCACCCCTGGCAACGGGTTCGGCGCGCCCGGCGAGGGGTATTTCCGCATCTCCCTCACCGTGGACAGCGAACGCCTGAAGGAAGCCGTGGCCCGCATCAGCAGCAAGCTGTAA
- a CDS encoding GNAT family N-acetyltransferase — protein MHADAAFVIRRAGPANDADILPLLQEAVTAIPDVWYTACQREAWKALFTPELLAECLRPEAHAVVAHAGAHLVGFACLAGAEVKMLYVHPTVQGTGLGARLLGMLELEARRRGVNRLHLRASANARAFYERRGFLQDTTAQAPTSCDCAGNVLCTWLAKSL, from the coding sequence ATGCACGCTGACGCCGCCTTCGTCATTCGCCGGGCTGGCCCGGCGAATGACGCCGACATCCTTCCTTTGCTGCAAGAAGCCGTGACGGCCATCCCGGACGTTTGGTACACGGCCTGTCAGCGCGAGGCCTGGAAGGCCTTGTTCACGCCGGAGCTGCTGGCCGAATGCCTGCGCCCGGAAGCGCATGCCGTGGTGGCGCATGCTGGTGCGCATCTGGTGGGATTTGCCTGCCTGGCCGGGGCCGAAGTGAAGATGCTGTACGTGCATCCCACGGTCCAAGGCACAGGCCTGGGTGCTCGTTTGTTGGGGATGCTGGAGCTCGAGGCCCGACGGCGCGGCGTGAACAGATTGCACCTGCGGGCTTCGGCCAACGCCCGGGCGTTCTACGAGCGACGGGGATTCTTACAAGACACCACAGCACAGGCTCCGACGAGTTGCGACTGCGCCGGCAACGTGTTGTGCACGTGGCTGGCTAAATCGCTGTAG
- a CDS encoding RNA methyltransferase, translating to MTFQTELLAPTPTRQLRTGKPSRLEFPNLPRTPLALVCDSLRHASSAGNVLRLADAFMLEKVWLCGDAALPGSPKMRRSTKGVERWVPWELAEDPLPVVQQYRERGYTIICLELAETSVSPYDARLPMPACLVLGNERRGVDPRILALAHVVLELPSQGMGNSMNVGSAAAISIFEICRQARRQGGADAR from the coding sequence ATGACGTTCCAGACGGAGTTGCTTGCTCCCACGCCCACACGCCAACTGCGCACGGGCAAGCCGTCCCGGCTGGAGTTCCCGAACCTGCCGCGCACGCCGCTGGCCCTGGTGTGCGACAGCCTGCGCCATGCCTCCAGCGCGGGCAACGTGTTGCGACTGGCCGATGCCTTCATGCTGGAAAAAGTCTGGCTCTGCGGGGATGCGGCCTTGCCGGGATCGCCCAAGATGCGCCGCAGCACCAAGGGCGTGGAACGCTGGGTGCCCTGGGAGCTGGCCGAAGATCCTTTGCCCGTGGTGCAGCAATACCGTGAGCGCGGCTATACGATCATCTGTCTGGAGCTGGCCGAAACCAGCGTGTCGCCGTATGACGCACGGCTGCCCATGCCGGCATGCCTGGTGCTGGGCAACGAGCGCCGCGGCGTGGATCCACGCATCCTTGCCCTGGCCCATGTGGTGCTCGAACTGCCCAGCCAGGGCATGGGCAACTCCATGAATGTGGGTTCGGCCGCGGCCATCAGCATTTTCGAGATTTGCCGTCAGGCGCGGCGGCAAGGCGGTGCCGATGCACGCTGA
- a CDS encoding 4Fe-4S binding protein, with protein MLGIIGQWSFYGIFRCPFVVPYLSCQSCPVVTCHGRILSMFWGFWLLLPLSAVLFGRAFCGWACPGGLVSQLMSLAAPFRLQRRSLVSRLAPYGKYLGLATALYVYFLLGQPRTNVPIRVGDFFGAVALTFEHAFPLWLWRTGVVLGLLALGLVLGNAWCRFACPTGSLLDIFRKLSIFRVYKTSACNDCNKCLRLCPMGTRPEEPNCTNCGDCLDACAVGAIGIGRKPQA; from the coding sequence ATGCTGGGGATCATCGGGCAATGGTCGTTTTACGGCATTTTCCGCTGTCCCTTTGTGGTGCCGTATCTGTCCTGCCAAAGCTGCCCGGTGGTCACCTGCCACGGGCGCATCCTGAGCATGTTCTGGGGATTCTGGCTGCTGCTGCCGCTTTCCGCCGTCCTGTTCGGGCGGGCATTTTGCGGCTGGGCCTGCCCGGGAGGGCTGGTCAGCCAGCTGATGAGCCTGGCAGCGCCCTTCAGGCTGCAGCGCCGGTCCCTGGTGTCGCGTCTGGCGCCGTACGGCAAATATCTCGGCCTGGCCACGGCGCTGTACGTGTATTTTCTCCTGGGCCAGCCGCGCACCAACGTCCCCATCCGCGTGGGCGATTTTTTTGGAGCCGTGGCCCTCACCTTCGAGCATGCGTTCCCTTTGTGGTTGTGGCGTACCGGTGTGGTGCTGGGTCTCCTGGCCCTGGGGTTGGTACTGGGCAACGCATGGTGTCGCTTTGCCTGCCCCACGGGCAGCCTGCTGGATATTTTTCGTAAGCTTTCGATATTTCGAGTCTATAAAACGTCAGCGTGCAACGATTGCAACAAATGCCTGCGCCTGTGCCCCATGGGGACACGGCCCGAAGAGCCCAACTGCACCAACTGCGGCGATTGTCTGGATGCCTGCGCTGTCGGCGCTATCGGCATCGGGCGCAAACCGCAGGCCTGA
- a CDS encoding eL24 family ribosomal protein gives MWKLLILALAGYLLFKMFTGDKRQSAKRKKQELKERVAAGELVKDPVCGTYVDVDTDIRVRQGDTVHRFCSYECRDTFVRRLEAREVTPESVVQDKDKEEEEA, from the coding sequence ATGTGGAAACTTCTCATCCTCGCCCTTGCGGGCTATCTTCTTTTCAAAATGTTCACCGGGGACAAGCGCCAGAGCGCAAAACGCAAAAAGCAGGAACTCAAGGAACGCGTGGCCGCAGGTGAGCTGGTCAAGGATCCCGTCTGTGGCACCTACGTGGATGTGGATACCGATATCCGTGTCCGCCAGGGCGACACCGTGCACCGGTTCTGCAGCTATGAATGCCGCGATACCTTTGTCCGTCGCCTGGAAGCCAGGGAAGTGACACCCGAATCGGTGGTGCAGGACAAGGACAAGGAAGAAGAAGAGGCCTAA
- a CDS encoding ABC transporter substrate-binding protein, translated as MQRRAFMGWLLHLGVGLGLDVATGHAMPETARRVFVLQSYNPEYVWCRAVNLGLEEALHGIALEIETVYLDAKRIPDPVLLQQAADEAFARMEAFEPHVVVSVDDAAQALLVAPRLKGRDRPQVIFCGVNAPLSKYGFPMANISGVRERWHYREGFALLKRIAPQASRVAFLLEASDAGGYVVDELLRDLAEHGPYDLELAGVEQLRTFQDWKERILHYQTHADALALGLYNALLDDDGTVVHPDAVMAWTNSVNTLPTLGFSDVAMEHDLLCGILESGHEQGYLAGLMVREVLTGVIAGRLPPRINERGVVMVNLKTAEILQLSIPYEIIEAAGVVLR; from the coding sequence ATGCAAAGACGCGCGTTCATGGGTTGGCTGCTGCATCTGGGCGTGGGATTGGGATTGGACGTGGCCACCGGGCACGCCATGCCCGAGACCGCGCGCCGGGTATTTGTGCTGCAGAGCTACAACCCGGAATACGTCTGGTGCCGGGCCGTCAATCTGGGCCTGGAAGAAGCCCTGCACGGCATTGCGCTGGAGATTGAGACCGTCTATCTGGACGCCAAGCGCATCCCGGATCCTGTTCTCCTGCAGCAGGCCGCGGACGAGGCCTTTGCCCGTATGGAAGCCTTTGAACCCCATGTGGTGGTGAGCGTGGACGACGCCGCCCAGGCCCTGCTGGTGGCGCCCCGACTCAAGGGACGGGACAGGCCGCAGGTGATCTTCTGCGGCGTCAACGCGCCGCTCTCCAAATACGGCTTTCCCATGGCCAACATCTCCGGCGTACGCGAGCGTTGGCATTATCGCGAAGGCTTCGCCCTGCTCAAGCGCATCGCTCCCCAGGCCAGCCGCGTGGCGTTTCTGCTGGAAGCCTCCGATGCCGGCGGCTATGTCGTCGATGAGCTGCTGCGGGACCTGGCTGAGCACGGCCCCTACGATCTGGAGCTTGCCGGCGTGGAACAGCTGCGCACCTTCCAGGACTGGAAGGAACGCATTCTGCACTACCAGACCCATGCCGACGCCCTGGCCCTGGGTCTGTACAACGCCCTGCTGGACGACGACGGCACTGTGGTGCACCCCGATGCAGTGATGGCCTGGACAAACAGCGTCAACACCCTGCCCACCCTTGGCTTTTCCGACGTGGCCATGGAGCACGACCTGCTGTGCGGGATTCTGGAGTCCGGACACGAGCAGGGCTATCTGGCCGGGCTCATGGTCCGGGAGGTGCTCACCGGCGTCATCGCCGGGCGACTGCCCCCGCGCATCAACGAACGGGGAGTGGTGATGGTCAATCTCAAGACAGCGGAAATACTGCAGTTGTCCATCCCGTACGAAATCATCGAGGCTGCCGGGGTGGTGCTGCGATGA
- the xerD gene encoding site-specific tyrosine recombinase XerD — protein MSAPPLAAVSLHPLMDRHLEYLLVVRGLAENTIASYAHDARDFQAFLLALGKRVETVEEVDLLLYLAHCRGRELDDKTVARRCAYLRSLYGHLAEERLLPDNPAALLEQPAVPRRLPDVLEPEEVALLLEQPAADTRLGARDRAMLELLYAAGLRVSELVGLTLLDYDAQAGLLTVFGKGSKERLIPVHDLAQQVLDAYLQAWRPLFAPKTRHLFLNRSGTGLTRVAVWKLVQRHALAAGIVKTVSPHTFRHSFATHLLEGGADLRSVQLLLGHADITATEIYTHVQTRRLAELHRTHHPRSRLFHA, from the coding sequence ATGTCTGCCCCACCCCTTGCCGCCGTCTCCCTGCATCCGCTCATGGATCGCCATCTGGAATACCTGCTGGTGGTCCGGGGCCTGGCCGAGAACACCATTGCCAGTTACGCCCACGACGCCCGGGACTTCCAGGCCTTTCTCCTGGCCCTGGGCAAGCGTGTGGAGACCGTGGAGGAGGTGGACCTGCTGCTGTACCTGGCCCACTGCCGCGGCCGGGAACTGGACGACAAGACCGTGGCCCGTCGCTGCGCCTACCTGCGCAGCCTGTACGGGCATCTGGCAGAGGAGCGCCTGCTGCCGGACAATCCGGCCGCCCTGCTGGAGCAGCCCGCCGTGCCCCGGCGGCTGCCCGATGTGCTGGAGCCCGAGGAAGTGGCCTTGCTGCTGGAGCAGCCCGCCGCCGACACCAGACTGGGCGCACGGGACCGAGCCATGCTGGAGCTGCTGTATGCCGCAGGATTGCGCGTCTCCGAGCTGGTGGGCCTGACCCTGCTGGATTACGATGCCCAGGCCGGCCTGCTCACGGTGTTCGGCAAGGGCTCCAAAGAGCGGCTGATCCCCGTGCACGACCTGGCCCAGCAGGTGCTGGATGCCTACCTGCAGGCCTGGCGGCCCCTGTTTGCCCCCAAAACCAGGCACCTGTTCCTGAATCGCTCGGGCACGGGCCTCACGCGGGTGGCAGTGTGGAAGCTGGTGCAACGTCACGCCCTGGCGGCCGGCATCGTCAAGACCGTCTCGCCCCACACCTTCCGACACAGCTTCGCCACGCATCTGCTGGAAGGCGGAGCCGACCTGCGCAGCGTGCAGTTGCTCCTGGGCCATGCGGACATCACGGCCACGGAAATTTACACCCATGTGCAGACGCGCCGTCTGGCCGAGCTGCACCGCACCCATCACCCCCGCTCCAGGCTGTTTCACGCATGA
- the yedF gene encoding sulfurtransferase-like selenium metabolism protein YedF has protein sequence MNQPDFVSVDCRGLACPQPVLQCKTLLKSQQPARLEVLVDNDAARENVIRFLQHQGYAVKQTLADGIWTLHGARADAQAAAGDATTADCPECRIMSDQELAALSQRILVFIPAATMGHGDDELGGRLLLNFLKTLPELGGDLWRIILVNAGVQLATAEHPALEPLQALERAGVSILVCGTCLEHFGLMAAKAVGQTTNMLDVVTSMQLATKIIRT, from the coding sequence ATGAACCAACCCGATTTCGTCTCCGTGGACTGTCGCGGCCTGGCCTGCCCGCAACCCGTGCTGCAGTGCAAGACGCTGCTGAAGTCCCAGCAGCCGGCCAGGCTGGAGGTGCTCGTGGACAACGACGCCGCCCGGGAAAATGTCATCCGGTTTCTGCAGCACCAGGGGTATGCCGTGAAACAGACCCTTGCGGATGGCATCTGGACCTTGCACGGCGCGCGAGCGGACGCCCAGGCCGCTGCAGGCGACGCCACAACGGCCGACTGCCCCGAATGCAGGATCATGTCCGATCAGGAACTGGCCGCCCTCTCCCAGCGCATCCTGGTGTTCATCCCGGCGGCCACCATGGGGCACGGGGATGACGAACTCGGCGGCCGGCTGCTCCTGAATTTCCTCAAGACCCTGCCCGAGCTCGGCGGCGACCTGTGGCGCATCATCCTGGTGAATGCCGGTGTGCAACTGGCCACGGCCGAACATCCGGCCCTGGAGCCTCTGCAGGCCCTGGAACGCGCCGGCGTGAGCATCCTGGTGTGCGGCACCTGTCTGGAGCATTTCGGACTCATGGCGGCCAAGGCCGTGGGCCAGACCACGAACATGCTGGATGTGGTCACCAGCATGCAGCTTGCCACCAAGATCATCAGGACCTGA
- the folK gene encoding 2-amino-4-hydroxy-6-hydroxymethyldihydropteridine diphosphokinase, which translates to MDAITAYVGLGANLAGPAGAPLAQLAAARAHVLALPMVQGGTFSAVYWTEPFGVPDPETQPWYANQVARLEVAADTTPQVLLEVLLQIELTLGRERGAGRPALSARPLDLDLLLFGKTFLDDPACTVPHPRMQDRAFVLVPLAELAPDLILPIRGRTGEPGGLPLRDALARLAFELQGDRIRQVSPES; encoded by the coding sequence ATGGATGCGATCACGGCATATGTGGGCCTGGGGGCCAATCTGGCCGGCCCGGCCGGGGCGCCGTTGGCCCAGCTGGCCGCCGCCCGTGCGCATGTGCTGGCCCTGCCCATGGTGCAGGGCGGCACTTTTTCCGCCGTGTACTGGACAGAACCCTTCGGCGTGCCGGATCCGGAAACCCAGCCCTGGTATGCCAATCAGGTGGCCCGGCTGGAAGTGGCGGCAGACACCACACCTCAAGTGCTGCTTGAAGTTTTGCTGCAGATCGAACTGACCCTGGGCCGCGAGCGCGGGGCAGGGCGGCCGGCCCTGAGCGCCAGACCCCTGGACCTGGATCTGCTGCTGTTTGGAAAAACCTTCCTGGACGATCCTGCCTGCACCGTGCCGCACCCCCGCATGCAGGATCGCGCCTTTGTGCTTGTGCCCCTGGCGGAGCTGGCCCCGGACCTGATCCTGCCCATCCGTGGCCGGACAGGCGAGCCGGGCGGGCTCCCTCTGCGCGATGCGCTTGCCCGGCTCGCCTTCGAGTTGCAGGGCGACCGCATCCGGCAGGTGTCCCCAGAATCCTGA
- a CDS encoding D-glycero-alpha-D-manno-heptose-1,7-bisphosphate 7-phosphatase yields the protein MPRAVFLDRDGVLIEDKHYLRHPDQVALLPGVPAGLERLLQAGFLPVVVSNQSGVGRGYFTEAEVDAVHARLQALLAARGIPLAHFYYCPHAPAKTPDEPGCACRKPAPGLILAAVSELGICLSDSYMIGDKRSDVGLGRAVGIPAILVTTGHGATELQRPGPTPDHVAADLDAAARWIVAREKARIRS from the coding sequence ATGCCGCGAGCCGTCTTTCTGGACCGCGATGGCGTGCTTATCGAAGACAAACACTACCTGCGCCATCCGGATCAGGTGGCGCTGTTGCCCGGCGTGCCGGCAGGGCTGGAGCGGCTGCTGCAGGCGGGATTTTTGCCTGTGGTGGTCAGCAATCAGTCCGGGGTAGGGCGCGGCTATTTCACAGAGGCGGAGGTGGACGCGGTGCATGCCCGGCTGCAGGCCCTGCTGGCCGCCCGGGGCATCCCCCTGGCGCATTTCTATTATTGCCCCCATGCCCCTGCAAAAACGCCGGACGAGCCCGGCTGCGCCTGCCGCAAGCCGGCGCCAGGGCTGATCCTCGCCGCGGTGTCCGAGTTGGGCATTTGCCTGTCAGACTCGTATATGATTGGAGACAAGCGCTCGGATGTGGGCCTGGGCCGGGCCGTGGGCATCCCGGCCATTCTGGTGACCACCGGCCATGGCGCGACGGAGCTGCAGCGTCCGGGCCCGACGCCGGATCATGTGGCAGCGGATCTGGACGCTGCAGCGCGCTGGATCGTCGCCAGGGAGAAGGCCCGCATCAGGTCCTGA
- the fsa gene encoding fructose-6-phosphate aldolase, translated as MEFFLDTASLDEIRKCKAYGLIDGVTTNPTLLRKEGQDWRRQMQAICKEVDGPVSLEVVGTTAKEMLAEARELIKFGPNVVIKIPMLLEGLIAVRELHAMDIPTNVTLVFSPMQALLAAKAGATYVSPFIGRLDALGQEGMECIRQIVTIYDNYDIATKVLVASIRHPMHVVESALTGADVATLPFAVIEQLARHPLTDKGLQTFLDDWKALAGDGAGQG; from the coding sequence ATGGAATTTTTTCTGGATACGGCCAGCCTGGACGAAATCAGAAAGTGTAAGGCCTACGGGCTCATCGACGGCGTCACCACCAATCCGACCCTGCTGCGCAAGGAAGGTCAGGACTGGCGCAGGCAGATGCAGGCCATCTGCAAGGAAGTGGACGGCCCCGTGAGCCTGGAAGTGGTGGGCACCACGGCCAAAGAGATGCTGGCCGAAGCCCGCGAGCTTATCAAGTTCGGTCCCAACGTGGTCATCAAGATTCCCATGCTCCTGGAAGGGCTCATCGCCGTGCGGGAGCTGCACGCCATGGACATTCCCACCAACGTCACGCTGGTGTTCTCGCCCATGCAAGCCCTGTTGGCGGCCAAGGCCGGGGCGACGTATGTTTCGCCCTTCATCGGCCGGCTGGATGCCCTGGGCCAGGAGGGCATGGAGTGCATCCGGCAGATCGTCACCATTTACGACAATTACGACATCGCCACCAAGGTGCTGGTGGCTTCCATCCGCCATCCCATGCATGTGGTGGAATCGGCCCTCACCGGGGCGGATGTGGCCACGCTGCCGTTCGCCGTCATCGAGCAACTGGCCAGGCATCCACTCACGGACAAAGGATTGCAAACCTTCCTGGACGACTGGAAGGCGCTGGCCGGCGATGGGGCAGGGCAGGGATAA